The Acholeplasma laidlawii PG-8A DNA window CAATATCTAATGTAACTAGTATTGGTTCTTCAACAAATGTTGACAAATGGTTTCTTAATAATGTTTGGAAAGCTAATAAAGTCTTACCTTCTTTACCGATTAATAAAGCATTTTCTGAAGTTTGAAGGCGGTACGTAATTGTGGATTCATCTGGTGATTGAATTTCCATTTTTACATCAATACCTAATGCAGTTACCATATTTTCTAAGTATTGTTTACCTTCAATAGCTAAATCGATATTAGGGCTTGCTTTATAAAGTGTGCTTCCACCAACGCCAAGAAAGCCTTTTTTCTCTTTTAATACTTCTAATTTAATTTTAGCTTCTGATATTTTTAGTATATCTGACGCTTTTTTAGTTGCTTCTTGAAGCGTTTTAGCTTCGATTTCAATAACTTTTAGCATGTCTAAC harbors:
- the jag gene encoding RNA-binding cell elongation regulator Jag/EloR yields the protein MLKVIEIEAKTLQEATKKASDILKISEAKIKLEVLKEKKGFLGVGGSTLYKASPNIDLAIEGKQYLENMVTALGIDVKMEIQSPDESTITYRLQTSENALLIGKEGKTLLAFQTLLRNHLSTFVEEPILVTLDIGNYHASRKRQLEIMATKTAKDVARSGIAVKLDPMNAFDRRIVHSKLTEWRDVETYSEGEGEERAIIIRPKK